A genomic segment from Dermatobacter hominis encodes:
- a CDS encoding alpha/beta fold hydrolase has protein sequence MSTSGGKPGGEHPDDAVVDATGAVEFDGPPIVEIVEAIKREGAPIPRRVGQSVVGEDRVLGWAEFGHPDGDPVLWFHGTPGARTQVPPSIHQAALQRGFRIITVERPGTGVSTDHRYERILDFAPDIEVLADDLGLDRFAVVGLSGGGPYTLAVAHHMPERVVVATLLGGMGPTRGPDAVWSYTRVMRFVAPAFEVLRTPVGSVLAFVIDVLTPVADPVFNAYVALLGFADKPVLRDPQFRAMFLQDILGAHEIRSVAHDMALFSRHWGFTLDQVQAPVIVWQGLNDTIVPPSHGHHQAARLPRGELRVRPGEGHFAGFADVTTVLDRLRDAWADETSTPVGAADL, from the coding sequence ATGAGCACCTCGGGAGGGAAGCCGGGCGGCGAGCACCCCGACGACGCAGTCGTCGACGCGACCGGTGCCGTCGAGTTCGACGGGCCGCCGATCGTCGAGATCGTGGAGGCGATCAAGCGCGAGGGGGCGCCGATCCCGCGTCGCGTCGGCCAGAGCGTGGTCGGCGAGGACCGCGTGCTCGGCTGGGCCGAGTTCGGCCACCCCGACGGCGACCCGGTCCTGTGGTTCCACGGCACGCCCGGCGCCCGCACCCAGGTGCCGCCCAGCATCCACCAGGCCGCCCTGCAGCGGGGCTTCCGGATCATCACCGTCGAGCGACCCGGCACCGGCGTGTCGACCGACCACCGCTACGAGCGCATCCTCGACTTCGCGCCCGACATCGAGGTGCTCGCCGACGACCTCGGGCTCGACCGCTTCGCCGTCGTCGGGCTCTCCGGCGGAGGGCCCTACACCCTCGCCGTCGCCCACCACATGCCCGAGCGGGTCGTCGTGGCGACGCTGCTCGGCGGCATGGGCCCGACCCGGGGCCCCGACGCCGTGTGGTCCTACACCCGCGTCATGCGCTTCGTCGCGCCGGCGTTCGAGGTGCTGCGCACGCCGGTCGGCTCGGTGCTCGCCTTCGTCATCGACGTGCTCACCCCCGTCGCCGATCCGGTGTTCAACGCCTACGTCGCGCTGCTGGGGTTCGCCGACAAGCCCGTGCTCCGCGATCCGCAGTTCCGCGCGATGTTCCTCCAGGACATCCTCGGGGCCCACGAGATCCGCTCCGTCGCCCACGACATGGCGCTGTTCAGCCGCCACTGGGGCTTCACGCTCGACCAGGTCCAGGCGCCGGTCATCGTGTGGCAGGGCCTGAACGACACGATCGTCCCGCCGAGCCACGGGCACCACCAGGCGGCCCGCCTGCCCCGCGGCGAGCTGCGCGTCCGCCCGGGCGAGGGCCACTTCGCCGGCTTCGCCGACGTGACCACGGTGCTCGACCGCCTGCGCGACGCGTGGGCCGACGAGACGAGCACCCCCGTCGGGGCCGCCGACCTCTGA
- a CDS encoding isochorismate synthase: MPTARTEPGDPVDELPPPGVAAVAFSSPRRSLWGTGEALRIEVPAPWPDHVGVVAKALEAIAHEGPQAPGRGPVAFGALPYDRRSAATLVVPAFLHGRTSDGDRWTTRIEGPGIPTHELIGDDVAPHRQPGTVVVEGGRVGQWVHGVVRAVQHIRQGALTKVVLAREITVTGDGPFDAPTLLRRMRRAAPASFAYSVDGFVGATPELLVSRIGDVVRAHPMAGTLPRTGDPDADARRAGELLGSHKNRVEHQITIDMVHDTLLPWCSYLDAEPEPSIVAAGPVQHLASLVEGRLSQPEPSVLELVAALHPTPAVGGWPRAEALALQAELEGVDRGRYAGPVGWVDAAGNGVFGVGIRGVQLDGAEARLFAGVGVVAESDPEAELEETRAKAQAVLSALTRV; the protein is encoded by the coding sequence ATGCCGACCGCCCGTACCGAACCGGGCGATCCGGTCGACGAGCTGCCGCCGCCGGGCGTGGCCGCTGTCGCGTTCTCGTCGCCCCGTCGCAGCCTCTGGGGCACCGGCGAGGCGCTCCGGATCGAGGTGCCGGCGCCGTGGCCGGACCACGTCGGCGTGGTCGCCAAGGCGCTCGAGGCCATCGCGCACGAGGGTCCGCAGGCGCCCGGTCGAGGTCCGGTCGCGTTCGGCGCGCTCCCCTACGACCGCCGGTCCGCCGCGACGCTCGTCGTCCCGGCGTTCCTCCACGGCCGCACGTCCGACGGCGACCGCTGGACCACGCGGATCGAGGGCCCCGGCATCCCGACCCACGAGCTGATCGGCGACGACGTGGCGCCGCACCGCCAGCCCGGGACCGTCGTCGTCGAGGGCGGGCGCGTCGGGCAGTGGGTGCACGGCGTCGTCCGCGCCGTCCAGCACATCCGGCAGGGCGCGCTCACCAAGGTCGTGCTGGCCCGGGAGATCACGGTGACCGGCGACGGGCCGTTCGACGCGCCGACGCTGCTGCGGCGGATGCGCAGGGCCGCGCCGGCGTCGTTCGCCTACTCGGTCGACGGCTTCGTGGGCGCCACGCCCGAGCTGCTCGTGTCGCGCATCGGCGACGTCGTGCGCGCGCACCCCATGGCCGGGACCCTGCCGCGCACCGGTGACCCCGACGCGGACGCCCGCCGGGCGGGCGAGCTGCTCGGCAGCCACAAGAACCGGGTCGAGCACCAGATCACCATCGACATGGTCCACGACACGCTGCTGCCCTGGTGCTCGTACCTCGACGCCGAGCCCGAGCCGTCGATCGTCGCCGCCGGGCCGGTCCAGCACCTCGCCTCGCTGGTCGAGGGCCGGCTGTCGCAGCCCGAGCCGTCGGTGCTCGAGCTCGTCGCCGCGCTCCACCCGACGCCGGCCGTCGGCGGCTGGCCCCGGGCCGAGGCGCTCGCGCTGCAGGCCGAGCTCGAGGGCGTCGACCGGGGCCGCTACGCCGGACCGGTCGGGTGGGTCGACGCAGCGGGCAACGGCGTGTTCGGCGTCGGCATCCGCGGCGTCCAGCTCGACGGGGCCGAGGCGCGGCTCTTCGCCGGCGTCGGCGTGGTCGCCGAGTCCGACCCGGAGGCCGAGCTCGAGGAGACCCGGGCCAAGGCCCAGGCCGTGCTCAGCGCCCTCACCCGCGTCTGA
- a CDS encoding 1,4-dihydroxy-2-naphthoate polyprenyltransferase, whose amino-acid sequence MSGSNAPAAGPPTRPPLPTNWRKWILGARPRTLPAAVAPVLVGTAAAAGVCANPTGIDGVTSCLAVGRAVWDRSGLLHNYAPNSGVAFSPELDGSAKGLTWWVFLCALGVALFVQIATNYANDYSDGKRGTDDPGARVGPPRLVGNGLATPGEVKRAMLVAFGLTALCGLPLVLFVDWRLVFVGLAAIAAGWFYTGGSRPYGYAGFGEVFVFVFFGLVATVGSYYVQTLQIDWLPVVAGAAMGCLATALLVVNNLRDIPGDTEVGKRTLAVRLGDRNTRGLYVVLVVIPFVLLPFMAGLGERPLAAIAFVALVLARRPVVAVLSGAKGPQLIAVLGDTGKVQMVYGLLVAIGFLVGG is encoded by the coding sequence ATGTCTGGATCGAACGCTCCCGCCGCCGGCCCGCCCACTCGACCGCCGCTGCCGACGAACTGGCGCAAGTGGATCCTCGGCGCCCGGCCTCGGACGCTGCCCGCCGCCGTCGCCCCGGTCCTCGTCGGGACCGCCGCCGCGGCCGGTGTGTGCGCCAACCCGACAGGCATCGACGGGGTCACCAGTTGCCTCGCCGTCGGGCGGGCCGTGTGGGACCGCAGCGGACTGCTCCACAACTACGCCCCGAACAGCGGCGTCGCGTTCTCACCGGAGCTCGACGGCTCCGCCAAGGGCCTCACCTGGTGGGTGTTCCTGTGCGCCCTGGGCGTGGCGCTGTTCGTCCAGATCGCGACCAACTACGCGAACGACTACAGCGACGGGAAGCGGGGCACCGACGACCCGGGAGCGCGGGTCGGGCCGCCCCGGCTCGTGGGCAACGGGCTGGCCACGCCGGGCGAGGTCAAGCGGGCGATGCTCGTCGCCTTCGGGCTCACGGCGCTGTGCGGGCTGCCGCTCGTGCTGTTCGTCGACTGGCGGCTCGTGTTCGTCGGCCTCGCCGCCATCGCCGCCGGTTGGTTCTACACGGGCGGGTCGCGGCCGTACGGCTACGCCGGGTTCGGCGAGGTGTTCGTCTTCGTCTTCTTCGGGCTCGTCGCCACGGTCGGCTCCTACTACGTCCAGACGTTGCAGATCGATTGGCTGCCGGTCGTGGCCGGCGCGGCGATGGGCTGCCTCGCCACCGCACTGCTGGTCGTGAACAACCTGCGCGACATCCCCGGCGACACCGAGGTCGGGAAGCGGACCCTGGCCGTCCGCCTCGGCGACAGGAACACCCGTGGCCTCTACGTGGTGCTCGTCGTGATCCCGTTCGTGCTGCTGCCGTTCATGGCGGGGCTGGGGGAGCGGCCGCTCGCCGCGATCGCGTTCGTGGCGCTGGTCCTCGCCCGACGACCGGTCGTCGCCGTGCTGAGCGGCGCGAAGGGCCCGCAGCTGATCGCAGTGCTGGGCGACACGGGGAAGGTCCAGATGGTCTACGGCCTGCTCGTCGCGATCGGGTTCCTCGTCGGCGGCTGA
- a CDS encoding potassium channel family protein, translated as MDPLAAVDLAAEAADVAMAGASLVLALLGLWLVVAVLLSAIRTVVVPRGERPVLTSIVFLTVRRVMDPWLRRCTPARRERLLRRYAPLSLVALAGSWGLLVIVGFTPVHWAMGELNWIDAIQVSGSSLTTLGFISAEPTPARLVEVVEAFIGLGLVGLLISFLPAIYAAYSQREQLVAQMASRAGEPPSVGTFLARMQRIRGLIKLDDTWEAWEGWFAAIEETHTSYPALVYFRSGDDRSWLTAAGCLLDSGSVYLAAVDVPRSSAAALCLRSGFLCLREVADQFLIPYDPDPAPDDPISITRAEFDACWDELAEAGLPMVADRDQAWRDFAGWRVNYDTVLLSLCALVEPPPAPWSSDRVHPVPRHPIRQARALRRAARST; from the coding sequence ATGGATCCCCTCGCCGCCGTCGACCTCGCCGCCGAGGCGGCCGACGTGGCGATGGCCGGCGCGTCGCTCGTGCTGGCGCTGCTCGGGCTCTGGCTGGTGGTCGCCGTGCTGCTCTCGGCGATCCGCACGGTCGTGGTGCCTCGGGGCGAGCGGCCGGTGCTCACGTCGATCGTGTTCCTCACGGTCCGGCGGGTGATGGATCCGTGGCTGCGGCGCTGCACGCCGGCCCGGCGCGAGCGCCTGCTCCGCCGGTACGCACCCCTGTCGCTGGTCGCGCTCGCTGGTTCGTGGGGGCTGCTCGTGATCGTCGGCTTCACGCCGGTGCACTGGGCGATGGGCGAGCTCAACTGGATCGACGCGATCCAGGTGTCGGGCTCGTCGCTGACGACCCTCGGCTTCATCTCCGCCGAGCCCACGCCGGCCCGGCTCGTCGAGGTGGTCGAGGCCTTCATCGGCCTCGGGCTGGTCGGGCTCCTCATCTCGTTCCTGCCGGCGATCTACGCGGCGTACTCCCAGCGGGAGCAGCTGGTGGCCCAGATGGCGAGCCGGGCCGGCGAGCCGCCCAGCGTCGGCACCTTCCTCGCCCGCATGCAGCGGATCCGTGGCCTCATCAAGCTGGACGACACGTGGGAGGCGTGGGAGGGCTGGTTCGCCGCGATCGAGGAGACCCACACGTCGTACCCCGCCCTCGTGTACTTCCGCTCGGGCGACGACCGCTCGTGGCTCACCGCCGCCGGGTGCCTGCTCGACTCCGGCTCGGTGTACCTCGCCGCGGTCGACGTCCCGCGCAGCTCCGCCGCCGCCCTCTGCCTGCGCTCCGGGTTCCTCTGCCTCCGCGAGGTCGCGGACCAGTTCCTCATCCCGTACGACCCCGATCCTGCCCCCGACGACCCGATCTCGATCACGCGGGCCGAGTTCGACGCGTGCTGGGACGAGCTCGCGGAGGCCGGCCTGCCGATGGTGGCCGACCGGGACCAGGCGTGGCGCGACTTCGCCGGCTGGCGCGTCAACTACGACACCGTGCTGCTGTCCCTGTGCGCGCTCGTCGAACCGCCGCCGGCGCCGTGGTCGTCGGACCGGGTCCACCCGGTCCCGCGCCACCCGATCCGCCAGGCCCGGGCGCTGCGCCGCGCCGCCCGGTCCACATGA
- the menD gene encoding 2-succinyl-5-enolpyruvyl-6-hydroxy-3-cyclohexene-1-carboxylic-acid synthase: protein MTERAFPTEPPAAGAPTAPGAPDAAPDAPPADPADVAATYCATLVDEWRRLGLTDAVVSPGSRSTPLAVAIAEQPGLRVHVVHDERSAAFTALGLGIASGRPAVLLCTSGTAAANFHPAVVEAHQAAVPVLVVTADRPPELQGVGAPQTIDQRDLYGSAVRWYCEPGPAAAEGSAWWRDLARDSWVRTLGTTPGPVHLDLAFREPLLGTPGPLPPAREPLPAPTPGASWGVVDEELGRLVGALSGRRGMVVAGARAAVDEPDAEAVLGLAERLGWPVLADAPSGCRRGHPSVVTTADLLLRHGPFADAHRPEFVLRLGGLHASRVLNEWLARSGAVQVGVDRFGLVPDPDHLLARALPADPAEVCRQLGAGTAAPAPEAWTTAWRAAETTARGALDEVLGAGGTASEPATALDALAAVPPGGVLVTSSSMPVRDLEWFAPACDDVRVVANRGANGIDGVTSTAVGVALTWTPTVLLTGDIAFLHDSSALIGLARRGVNLAIVVVDNDGGGIFSFLPQAERLAEERFEQLFGTPHGIDVVAVAEAHGVPAERVTSRAGLQAALSGAAMRGGPRVIAVRSDRTENVAVHRRLQDAVAAALARAAGTADEGPAQVERADGSGNVES from the coding sequence ATGACCGAACGAGCCTTCCCGACCGAACCGCCCGCGGCCGGTGCCCCCACTGCGCCGGGTGCTCCGGACGCCGCCCCGGACGCGCCGCCCGCCGATCCCGCCGACGTCGCCGCGACCTACTGCGCCACGCTCGTCGACGAGTGGCGCCGCCTCGGCCTGACCGACGCCGTCGTGTCGCCCGGCTCGCGGTCGACCCCGCTCGCCGTGGCCATCGCGGAGCAGCCCGGCCTGCGGGTCCACGTCGTCCACGACGAGCGCTCCGCCGCCTTCACCGCCCTCGGGCTGGGCATCGCCTCCGGTCGCCCCGCCGTGCTCCTGTGCACCAGCGGCACCGCCGCGGCCAACTTCCACCCCGCCGTGGTGGAGGCGCACCAGGCGGCCGTGCCGGTGCTGGTCGTGACGGCGGACCGGCCGCCCGAGCTGCAGGGCGTCGGCGCGCCGCAGACGATCGACCAGCGCGACCTGTACGGCTCGGCCGTCCGCTGGTACTGCGAGCCCGGCCCCGCCGCCGCCGAGGGCTCGGCGTGGTGGCGCGACCTGGCCCGGGACTCCTGGGTCCGCACGCTCGGCACCACGCCGGGGCCCGTCCACCTGGACCTCGCCTTCCGCGAACCGCTCCTCGGCACGCCCGGACCGCTCCCTCCGGCGCGCGAGCCGCTGCCCGCGCCGACGCCCGGGGCGTCCTGGGGGGTCGTCGACGAGGAGCTGGGCCGGCTCGTGGGCGCCCTGTCGGGCCGTCGCGGCATGGTCGTCGCCGGCGCCCGCGCCGCGGTCGACGAGCCCGACGCCGAGGCGGTGCTCGGACTCGCCGAGCGGCTCGGGTGGCCGGTCCTCGCCGATGCCCCGTCGGGCTGCCGGCGCGGGCACCCGTCGGTCGTGACCACCGCCGACCTGCTGCTGCGCCACGGCCCGTTCGCCGACGCCCACCGGCCCGAGTTCGTGCTCCGCCTGGGCGGCCTGCACGCCTCGCGGGTGCTGAACGAGTGGCTGGCGCGGTCGGGCGCGGTCCAGGTCGGCGTCGACCGCTTCGGTCTCGTCCCCGACCCCGACCACCTGCTCGCCCGTGCGCTGCCGGCCGACCCGGCCGAGGTCTGCCGCCAGCTCGGCGCCGGCACCGCGGCCCCGGCGCCCGAGGCGTGGACCACGGCGTGGCGAGCGGCCGAGACCACCGCCCGGGGCGCGCTCGACGAGGTGCTCGGCGCCGGCGGCACGGCGTCCGAGCCGGCGACGGCGCTCGACGCGCTCGCCGCCGTCCCGCCCGGCGGCGTGCTCGTGACGTCCTCGTCGATGCCCGTGCGCGACCTCGAGTGGTTCGCCCCGGCCTGCGACGACGTCCGGGTCGTCGCCAACCGCGGCGCGAACGGCATCGACGGCGTCACCTCCACCGCCGTCGGCGTGGCGCTGACCTGGACGCCCACCGTGCTGCTCACCGGCGACATCGCCTTCCTGCACGACTCCAGCGCCCTCATCGGGCTGGCCCGGCGGGGCGTCAACCTGGCGATCGTCGTCGTCGACAACGACGGCGGCGGCATCTTCAGCTTCCTGCCCCAGGCCGAGCGCCTGGCCGAGGAGCGGTTCGAGCAGCTCTTCGGCACGCCGCACGGCATCGACGTGGTGGCGGTCGCGGAGGCGCACGGCGTGCCGGCCGAGCGGGTCACGAGCCGGGCCGGCCTCCAGGCCGCGCTGAGCGGCGCCGCCATGCGGGGCGGTCCCCGGGTGATCGCCGTGCGGTCCGACCGGACCGAGAACGTGGCCGTGCACCGGCGCCTCCAGGACGCCGTGGCCGCCGCCCTCGCCCGCGCCGCCGGGACGGCGGACGAGGGCCCCGCCCAGGTGGAACGGGCGGACGGCAGCGGTAACGTCGAGTCCTGA
- a CDS encoding alpha/beta fold hydrolase: MPDPNGTPRSSVVMLHGFTQTGGCLGPVADALAPTHSVLRPDLPGHGDATRLAGKDLWATASHLATAIGPTLDGPSVWFGYSFGGRVALHVALAHPEVVSGLVLVGATAGIRDDAERAERAARDRELADHVEAVGVDRFLDEWLAGPLFAGLPEWARFAEERRRNTAAGLAGSLRHAGTGSMAPLWDRLDEITVPVLCLSGERDPKFTALAEELGRALPAAEVAVVTDAGHAAHLEQPDAVAQAMLPFCDRLVPLTAARQLDPAPRWYA, from the coding sequence GTGCCCGACCCGAATGGAACGCCCCGCTCCTCGGTCGTCATGCTCCACGGCTTCACCCAGACGGGCGGCTGCCTCGGCCCCGTCGCCGACGCGCTCGCGCCCACCCACTCGGTCCTCCGGCCCGATCTGCCGGGCCACGGCGACGCCACCCGGCTGGCCGGGAAGGACCTCTGGGCCACGGCCTCGCACCTGGCCACCGCCATCGGCCCCACGCTCGACGGCCCCTCGGTGTGGTTCGGCTACTCCTTCGGCGGCCGGGTCGCCCTGCACGTCGCCCTCGCGCATCCCGAGGTGGTGTCGGGCCTGGTGCTGGTCGGAGCGACGGCCGGCATCCGCGACGACGCCGAGCGCGCCGAGCGGGCCGCGAGGGACCGCGAGCTGGCGGACCACGTCGAGGCCGTGGGCGTCGACCGCTTCCTCGACGAGTGGCTGGCCGGCCCGCTCTTCGCCGGCCTGCCCGAGTGGGCCCGCTTCGCGGAGGAGCGGCGGCGGAACACCGCGGCCGGGCTGGCCGGCAGCCTGCGCCACGCCGGGACGGGCTCGATGGCGCCCCTGTGGGACCGCCTCGACGAGATCACCGTGCCCGTGCTGTGCCTGAGCGGCGAGCGGGACCCGAAGTTCACGGCGCTGGCCGAGGAGCTGGGGCGGGCGCTGCCCGCAGCCGAGGTCGCCGTCGTGACCGACGCGGGCCACGCCGCCCACCTCGAGCAGCCCGATGCGGTCGCCCAGGCCATGCTCCCGTTCTGCGACCGGCTGGTCCCGCTCACCGCGGCGCGCCAGCTCGACCCCGCCCCCCGCTGGTACGCCTGA
- a CDS encoding ubiquinone/menaquinone biosynthesis methyltransferase encodes MASPTSDAGPAPDRAALIPRADEPLPTGADKTASVQALFDTIAPRYDLVNRIMTFRMDVGWRRRTVDLLGLAPGATVVDLASGTGDLSAEMALRGLVPVGADLSFGMLAAAPVPFSRVQADGVALPFADGSVDGATCGFALRNFTDLEATIAELGRVIRPGGRMALLEVAEPPNPIMRWGHGIYFGKVVPVIGGLLSDGQAYSYLPRSVAYLPEPPELVSMVERCGFRDVDRSLLSGGIAQLITATRVLG; translated from the coding sequence ATGGCCTCCCCCACCTCCGACGCCGGCCCCGCCCCCGATCGCGCTGCGCTCATCCCCCGGGCCGACGAGCCGCTGCCGACCGGTGCCGACAAGACGGCGTCGGTCCAGGCGCTGTTCGACACGATCGCCCCCCGCTACGACCTGGTGAACCGGATCATGACGTTCCGGATGGATGTGGGCTGGCGCCGCCGCACCGTCGACCTGCTCGGGCTGGCGCCCGGGGCGACGGTCGTGGACCTGGCCAGCGGGACCGGTGACCTGTCGGCCGAGATGGCGTTGCGCGGCCTCGTGCCGGTGGGCGCCGACCTCAGCTTCGGGATGCTGGCGGCTGCGCCGGTGCCGTTCTCCCGCGTGCAGGCCGACGGCGTGGCGCTGCCCTTCGCCGACGGGTCGGTCGACGGTGCCACCTGCGGGTTCGCGCTGCGCAACTTCACCGACCTCGAGGCGACGATCGCCGAGCTCGGGAGGGTGATCCGGCCCGGCGGGCGGATGGCCCTGCTCGAGGTCGCCGAACCGCCCAACCCGATCATGCGCTGGGGCCACGGCATCTACTTCGGCAAGGTCGTGCCGGTCATCGGCGGGCTGCTGTCGGACGGGCAGGCGTACTCGTACCTGCCCCGCTCGGTGGCCTACCTGCCCGAGCCGCCCGAGCTCGTCTCGATGGTCGAGCGCTGCGGGTTCCGCGACGTCGACCGGTCGCTCCTGTCGGGCGGGATCGCGCAGCTGATCACCGCGACCCGGGTGCTGGGCTGA
- a CDS encoding HAD family hydrolase has protein sequence MSARGDRVVVWDLGNVVIPWERRGALARFIDDEDEVERLAAEVFDLETNVHLDRGHAVEEVRAIVEERHPGHGWVVERYVEHFRHSLGPQDGEVAALIDELVDRGVRCVGLSNWSAVSFTGIADDFSAVGRLEGVVISGEERVCKPEPEIFRRCEARFGFRPEQALFFDDSPANVAGARAVGWDAELFTGAAAARLALVSRGLLPGS, from the coding sequence ATGAGCGCTCGCGGCGACCGGGTCGTCGTCTGGGACCTCGGCAACGTGGTCATCCCGTGGGAGCGGCGAGGTGCGCTCGCCCGCTTCATCGACGACGAGGACGAGGTCGAGCGGTTGGCCGCCGAGGTGTTCGACCTCGAGACGAACGTGCACCTCGACCGCGGCCACGCGGTCGAGGAGGTGCGGGCGATCGTCGAGGAGCGCCATCCGGGTCACGGCTGGGTGGTCGAGCGCTACGTCGAGCACTTCCGCCACTCGCTCGGCCCGCAGGACGGCGAGGTCGCGGCGCTCATCGACGAGCTGGTCGACCGCGGCGTCCGCTGCGTCGGGCTGTCGAACTGGTCCGCCGTGTCGTTCACGGGGATCGCCGACGACTTCTCGGCGGTCGGTCGGCTCGAGGGCGTGGTGATCTCCGGGGAGGAGCGGGTCTGCAAGCCCGAGCCCGAGATCTTCCGACGTTGCGAGGCGCGGTTCGGCTTCCGGCCGGAGCAGGCGCTGTTCTTCGACGACTCGCCGGCGAACGTGGCCGGCGCGAGGGCCGTGGGCTGGGACGCGGAGCTGTTCACCGGCGCCGCCGCGGCCCGGCTCGCCCTCGTCTCCCGGGGGCTGCTGCCGGGGTCGTAG